In Salarias fasciatus chromosome 9, fSalaFa1.1, whole genome shotgun sequence, the genomic stretch ggaaaagaaaaagagagagagagagagaaaaaaagtttgCTTGACACTTTCTTGGAACGGCTTTGGCCGCTGTGGATTGGGGCAAATTAACTGCATGGTGACATTAAAGTCATTAAGCAGTTACTTTGATTCCAAAGTGGCAAGAGCAACATGACAAGCCATTGGGATCGAATGAAAGGCAGGGAAGGCCTGCGGCGCTTATATTTTCTTGTTTAATTCTAAAAATCTAAAAAGCAGTCACAGCATGCACCACTCCAGAAACTGCAGAAAGAAAATAAGGCTGCgtgttattttttcttttgctgcatGTTTCCTCAGTTCCTTGAACGAGGTGAATTCAACATCGCATCAGAGGCCTCTAATTAAATCAGTGCTTTGCATATTTGAGAATTTCTGCATCTCGGCACCGTTGCGCACAACCAGTAATTGTGAAGACATTGTGAGGGGACTAAGTAGCGACTTCCCTCCTCAGTTTGTCTGTTGTGCTCGGAGAACAAATGGAGGCAGAAGGAGTGTGGTCTTTTCAAAAGCTGCCTGCGAAAACCTGATGGATGCACAAATtaacacacagaggagagaagTTGCAATCCAATGCCTCCAATGTTATAATTACagctctttcttcctccttgACAAATATAAAGGGGGATTTTTCTCACTCCCTGCTCACATcctcttttcccccctctcctctccacctctcacTGCACAGCTTGGCGAGCTGGCATTAATTGCTCCAAAAAGCCGTGGAAGCACAACAAGTGCTTCTCATCCTGGTATAATTGTGTCTGTAGGAGTTGGAGGGCTTGAGAACTAAGAGGGCTTTGCTGCTTACAGGAAAAGGCTTTGTAGTATTTCTGAGGATTGGAGTGGAGCATTTTAAAGAAGATGATATGATGGCGCACTCTAgtggggaggaagaggaaatagTTCTCCCTGGATGAAATGTGGACATAATGATCCTTCAGTCCTGCTCTCTACAGCTGAATAACAAAACCtggcttttttatttatatataaatactGCAAAGCTCGTATGAGAAATGATTGTTTTGACAACTGTTACCATTAAATGcaaaagatacattttttttcttttaacagatAATTTAGCATCTGTCTGACCTTCGCTTGTGCAATGGAGCAAATGATTTTATGTCAAATGTAATAgtttttggtgtatttttctactttcaatgaaatgaaacattgaTGGACTTCTTCAGTTCATCCCACAGATGGAAAATCAAGGTCAGGTTTCTTGCAGCCGTGTGAATATCATCATTACATGAATGTCCCTCAGTTTCTACACGGTGTCATCAGCGCGTCCTCTTCGTCCTGCAGAAACCATGCGTGACCGTTTCCTTTTGTCCCCCCCGGCCAAACTCACGTCCCCCttcatgtttgtgttgctgAGATTAAAGTCCATCGCATCAGAGGGGCTTTTTATTGAGATTTACAGATCAGAAATAGCTTTGGCGGTTAAAGGTCCACTCAAGTTCAAACACATAAAGCACTCAATTACAAACACTAAATTTTAAAATAAGATGTATAAAATGTAATGTAGTAAGATATTACTCAGGATTCTCCCTTGATTTAGGTGATCAATACTATTCATTAATCCCCTTTGAGTTGTGAGTAGCTTTAACTGCTCAATGTAcagttttcttcagtttatcGCACAATGATGATCTTACCAATCAAATCTGAGACAATATTTTTCTGAGATCTCACATTAATAGAACTGAAAGCATTGCAGTTTACCAAATGTGTATTTAACATTTCTTCACCTTTATTTTGCATCCTGTTAAGAGGAACTCGTGTCCTTGATGACTGcttcatgatgatttttttcaaagcttaaaaactgggaggaggaaaaacattaGCAGGTGTTTAGGTCTGTACTTATTCTTGGGCTGATATTAAATTGTGACTTTTAGTTCTatgaagtgttgtttttttttttttttttttgattgaaggtATCCAGTGTGGATGGTTTAGTAAGCGATGCGTTGGATGAGTGAACATGAGCAAGTCCGGCAGATGTGCATGTTGTCCACGTCTGCTCTGCGATGGATGGCTCCGGCGGTAGAGCAGGTCTTCTTCCCATCACACGTCTGGCGATTCAGTTCCTGGTTCTGCTTGTTCGTGTATTGAATGCTCCTTGATTGGcgttttgttgggttttttttaagtgtgaaaAGCCTTTTGAGACTGTAATCAAACCACACAGGTAACGTAAAACACTCCACTCACCGTACAGCGTGTGTTTTAATATCTGCTCTTATATTCAAGCAGTTGTTTCAAACCATCTTGAAGCTGGTACATTTACTGATGTTGCTCCCCCCCCCTTTATTTGTTGTACAtcttttttattcaaattatgATTAGCCGTGCCCTTCTGGCACCAGTGTACTTCACTCTGCTCGTCATTAATGAACTCAAATGGCATGAAATGGGAATTTATGCTCCTCTGTTACGCATAAATTGAAGAGGGAGGCTTCTGCCGCACACAGCTTCATCTCATCACCGGCTGATTTAATGTGGAGGATTTAACACCGAGAAATAACACATAATAAGGTCAAACTTTGTGGAGACACATTTTTAGGTAAACAAGGAAAAACACCACAGCAACGTTTGCGCTAAACATGAGTAATTTTATTTTAGCTAGTGAGTTACCTAGAAGAGAAAACTGTCACATCCTTGCAGTTGATGTCTTGCCTTTTTGGGAGAATCCCCGCCGAGTCGAGTTGTTGGCTGGGTGGgtgaccgggggggggggagtgacaCAGAGATGCTcccaaaaatgcaaaaagagttgtggaggacagacagtcTGATTGAGCCTGAGGTACGGTCGAGTACATCAACATCAGAGCAAAGACGGTCgcccaggggggggggggccggtgGGGGCCGCCGCCAGTCCCAACAGAGCAGCAGGTTTCTCCTCAGACAAATGCACTTCAGAATGACAGAATcacaagagagaaaagaaacgaaacaaaaaaaacaaaaaaacaaagatgtgcACTGGCCGACGCTCGCCTGGCCCGCTGCATAATCATATAATCTTTTGGTACACAGAAACAGATGCCAAAAGGAAGGGAACAGGTAAAGGGAGGATACATCTTATGATTGGCATAATCGTGGCTGTCTCCCAATTATTTCATCCCACCTGTCAATCATTCAGTGCTGAGCATTCGGCGGCTGGATACAGATTCAAACATGAGATTAATTTCTACATATGTTGGAATTCTTCTCAGGGCCTGATGTGGTACACTGATATCCCAAACATTTGAGGCAttacaaaaattacaaataagCTCAGTGAAATCTTTTGACTACTCTGGTTAATCAGTTAGTcgctcacaaacaaacaaacaaaaaaaaaaaattaaagaagaacAGCGTTAGAGAGTTATTGGTAGAGGCTGTTTAGAGGGACTGAAAGTGCtttaaagacagttttttttttttctttcaaagtggATTATGCTCTTTTTCTCGTGAGACAGGAACACAAAGTCTGATGCACCAGTCAACGGATACAGATGAGTCCATCTATTGTCATGTTCAAGTGTTCAGATACATTGTCGTCTTCAGCGGGAAAGATTGTGAGAGCCTTTCCTCCTTTGTGgttaggcaaaaaaaaaatttttatttAAGGTCCTACATCATTAGTGTTGCAGTTCTAGCAGAGAGCTTGCTTGAAGGTTACTGTTTATTTCTACTGCGCTCCTagcaagagaaacaaaaacaagaagagatCATCAGTGAACGGTGACAGCAGAGGAGCAACAAGGGAGAGAAACAGGCATAAATAGCAGCTGAAAGTGTATCATCAGACGCGCTCTCCGTCTCCTCATTCAGGGGATAATTGTACATTAAAGCTGGATATATTCGATAGTGTCAACAGATGAAGATGCACTGCTCTATACAGTGGAGCTGGGATTAAACTCGAGGGTGCAGCGAGGAAATCTACAATCACTGGCTGAACGTGATGTGTGGCAGTTTAAATCCTACATTTATATTTTAAGATTCCTGATTACACGCAATTATAATGCAGTCCAGAAGGCAATCAACATGAGTTTAGTTCTTTAGAAGAGATTAAATACTTCCTTTATTGATTTCCGTCTTTGTTTATGTGAGTCAGCAAACCTCAAGATGACATTTCTACATGCACATGAATATGCATTCTTTAAGTCTGACACGGGAAATATTAAAGCGCAGCACAGACTTTGGCAATAAAGTGGCATCTGATAAATGGAGACAGGGCAAAGTCAGAGCCTCTGAGAACACTTCTGCTGCAGGGAAACTACTTGATTTAAAGATCTGATGAGCATAAGACTTAATTTAATCTGTGCCATTTGTCAGGGGAGTGAATACTTCATAAAAGTACTGAAAGAATATAGGCGGCACACAGTAAAATGTACTGCTTAGTGTTAACCAAGGGGAAGATAAAAACTGGATCTGGttattcagaaaatgaaaaaaagtacaGAACCCAAACTgtatggggtcaatttttcttttgaaagcaGCTTTGTCCCAAAAAAACTTGCTGCAGTTTGACTTTCTCTTCTTTATTTAAGGTTAGAGAACGAAAAGATGTGGGATGCATTGATTACCATACTGAATTAGGTGATAAACAGTGGATTGTGGGCGCTATTTAAAGAACTctcaaaaatacatttctaagttaaaacaaaaaaaaaccgtgCCAAAGAAATCATGTAACCCAATAAACTGCTTTCATTTCAGACCGTCTGACTGATTAGGGCTTGAGATACGGTTCCTTGAATAAGATTGTGTTCTCTGTATCAGCTCTGCTTAAAGTAGGTGAAAGAGCAAGCGAGAGTATCTGGtggaagacaaacacactgaaagagtTTGAAAGAACTGAAGTATACACGGACCAAATATACAGCTCTGTTTATACTAGCATGAAACCACAGTCAGTTTGTATTAAGAAGCCTGCTTCGTCATGGACACAGCAGGACAGGCGCCAGTAATCACTACAAGGctcaaaatattaaatatttgtaCGTGTGTTACAGATTACAAATAGAGAAATATCACAAGTTCACAGTTGCTGATGGTAAAGCATGGAAGTTAAAAATGGGATTATGGATAAAAAGCAATATCTTCATGTCCTGGAACAGTTGAGTCGTGTCACTGAGACCCAGGTCTGATAACcgataaaatgtattttatcagTAGTTTTATAGACAGAAACTGTGTCAATAGTATTGTTAGAGTGGGTTCAAAGATTATTACTCCACTGCACTGAGCAGAACTCCTTCTGGAGAGAAACAGTGATCTGGAATTCTTTTTGATACAGTTGATTCATTCCTTCATTTGGACTTAATCAAGACGATATTGCAAATCTGAAGACCCTATTATGTAATCTTCATAACTTTATAACCGTGCATTATGAGCCATGCTTGGCAATGAGTTTGCCATTTCAATGCTTATTGTCTGATAAGCGTTCTGAATCTTTAGCTGACTGATTGTTTCACTTactttcttttctattttccaTTTAATGACAGTAACAGAACTGTCCTTGGGGATGAATAAAGTCCTTCATTCCTTTTTAATTCTGATTTGTGAATAACAGGGGAACTGAAAGAGGGGCTTGGCtgcattttcatgaaaactAAACCGCCCATTTTGAAAGGCAGCAGAGCATCGAGCAGATGTAAAGTTTCCCTGCTATTGAGGGCACAGTTTGCCACGAGTTGACAGAAGCCTTCACGCACTTTAGACACCTGACTGACAGTCCTGAGGATCTGGAGGTTAtgtcactgaaaatgaaatgcaggGCAGAACTGAAATAATCACATCATGTTATTGCTAATTAAATTTACCCCCGACAAAGTCCTCCAATGTTATAAAAATCTTGATTAAGATCATTCAGCTGCTGCCAGTACAGCAAAATTAGAGTCATTCTAACACAGTGAGCTTCTGTAGACTTCCAGAGTAAAGAAGATGTATTAATAGTCCAATTAGTTGTGCTAATAAAATCCTGTAATATGATTCAGTTCAAAAGTTATCTCTATATAAAGAAAGACATTTTGGGAGGGTGTTCTTGCGCAGGTAGCTGCGCTGGTTTCACGCCCCTCACAGCTCAAAGTTCGGGAGGGACAGGCCAAACAACAATTAACCTTGTCATGTGAAGGAGGGCGAGGCCTCAGCCGGCCGATCCTGTCATGCAGGAGGTCAGGGCTGCAAAAGCAGCGCGGCGCAACGGCTGCACGGCCCGCGATGAGACTGGCTTTCTACTGACAGGTTGTTTTCAGATGCCTTGAAAACATTGACTTGAAATATTTATGAGAAAGTAACCCAGTGCATATTAACAAGGTCAGCGGCGAGGAGTCAATACAGCATCAATGGAGCACcagcggagggggagtgggagaAAAGGAGCGAGAGGGTCATCACGGCGCTCTCCAGGCAATTAGATTAGCATACTGGTGAATGTGAGAATGGATGCAGCAGAATGATCTCAGTGCTACCACGTCGTTTgcttttcagctgctgtttttccacgGCAGCCGCGTCTGTTTTTACTACTTACTCTAAACATTTACGGTACGCCACTGTTATTATTGCAACATAGTCCTAGTTTCCTCTCTTTACACTTAGCATGCTTTTTGATACTGCGCACAGACGATTGCTATTATGCATTTTATCTTGTGATTTGCTgcgaaaacattttttaaaaaaaaaatcaacactttGAAATATCCAAGGCAATCTGTGCCAACTGTGCCGAGGCAGCCAGTTTGTAGGCCGCTGGCTTATGTTGTTAAAGGCTAATAAAGCATGAGGAGCCTGTTTAGAGCACAGAGGCTTGGTGTTCAAAGGGATTTCAGAGCGTACATCTGCCTTTGTCTGAGGGAAGGAATGCCAGGAATGTGGACTATTTCAGGAAACCTCTATGTGTCGAACACCACTTGTGCAGATCGTCACAATCTGAGCGGCGCAAGATGGCTGATGAGAAATCAAAGTTTACCGAGCCTTGCTCATGAATAATGGTGGAATGTCAATCTGCTGACAAGCCTCTGGGAACTTCCATTTACAGCACACTGTTCATTCAGCTACAGGATGTTACAACCTCGGAGCAGGTGGAATAAAATCAGCTGATTACAGTCTGACAATAGCCTGCAGCAGTGACTCAGTGAAAGTTAGCCTCCCTTTGAATTAAAGGCTCGCTCAAGTGAACTGCCTCATGCATACAAACAAGGCATTTACAGAGAACAAGGGTCTTCTTATGTGTATTTATCTCACCTTTCTCAGagattcctcctcttcctgacgTTTCTCATAATGTGCAAAGTCATCAAAGATTGAGGTGGTATGCTTGTAAGTGGCGATAACTTTAAGCACTTGTTTGGCCTTCTCCAGAGGCACTTCCTGAGTGTCCCTGGAGTTAGTCACTGGCTTGTTGTCATTGTTCTCCAGTCTGATGTGGCGCAGCTGGTTGTTGGGCACGTCTTTGATGAAAACCCACTTCACCTCAAACTTGCCCTTCCACTTGTCCTGAGACCAGACGCCTGCATAGGCATTGTAGTCCACTGGTGAGCGCATCTCGGCCACACCGCAGAAGTGCCCACTGCCATTGACGCTGAACAACAGGTACAGGGGGCCCTTGTTGCCCATGGAGCGGTACGCGCCGTCCAGGCGCTTGTTGCCATGTTCTGTACTGCACCAGATAGAATACTTGATTGAGCGGTGAATGTCGTCTTCCGAGTAGCTCTTGATGATGAAAACGCGTCCGTTTTTCAAGTTCCAGTCAAAGTCTTTGGGGTTGTAGTTGTTGAGGGCACGAAGTTTCTCCAGCACTGGGTGCACTTCTCCAGAACAAAGAGAGGCACTCATCGGGACTCCACCCCCCAGACCAAAGCCCTCACCCCGGTTCCTCGGAGCCACCCAGCGGTTGGGGGGTGGACCAGGCTGATGGGGTTGTTGCTGATGAAGGTGCTGTGGGGGGCCATGTTGGGAAGTAAGGTGCAGGTGTGGCGGGCCAGGGGCAAGAGCCTGGGGGTGTTGGGGCGACTGGAGAGACTGGAGTTGGAACGGCTGGTGTTGGTGCTGGGGCTGGTGTTGAGGCTGGGGGGGTAAAGGGTTCTGCAGCAAGGGTTGAGGCTGAGCTAAGAGAGGCTGCTGCACCAGGGTTTGGTGAGGCATCATAGTCTGAGCTATCGGGGGCTTGTTCAGAGAGCTCTTATCGTCCCAAGTACCAATGTTCATATTGTGCTTTATGGGGGGTGGGGGAATGGTGATGCCTCCCCCCATCCCAATGTTGGCTTTAGGTTTGACCTTGGGCTGTGGCTTAGCCGGCTTCTTGGCAATGGCTGCCCAGGATGCAGGTTTGGGTGCCGACGAGCTGACAGACGGAGGGAGGTTATTGGCCGCCATGCTGCTCATACCTGCCGTGCCTCCTAAGGGTGAGCCTACAGTTTTGGTGACAGCGGCCACCATATCTGTACCCAGCTTCAGCCCCGCCATGCCTTGCTCGATGCTATTCAGCACTGGGACCTTGCTGAGCTGAGTGTCACTTCCGAAGCCCCCCTGTCCGTCAGTAATGGCTCGACCCAGCGAACTGGGAGCATACCCGTAGCTGTTACTATAGACCGAGCTCTGTGTGGACTGACCCTGAGAAACACTGGTACCCCAGGTGGAAAAGTCTGCATTACCAGGGAAAAAGTTAAAGCCATGCTGGCCCAGGAAGGGAGGTGTGTTTCCCAGAGCACCTGGCTGGCTGAAAACTCCGTCAGGGATGAAGTGCGGCTCGCCATTGCTCATCTGTCCATAGGTCGTAAGGTAGGGCATAGGGGGGTCTCCTGCTGTGGACCACGCAGCCTCTCCCAGAGAGTAGGGGAAACCAATGGATGGAGCATAGTAGCTGGGCATGTAGGGGTCAGACATTGGTGGATAGCTGTTACTCTGTGTggcacagaaagacaaacataTGATGAGACAAACAGAATGTAAACTAAAATACAGATACAAATTGCAGTTTTCCATTTTACATGTTCTTTTAAATGCTATTACTGTTGCTATTTACTGCAgggaaacatgttttctgatgTACATATGACAATAAACTTGAACTAATACCAATCGATTAACTGTGTGTGATTGTATGTCTATGATTGTGTATTGTaacatatattatatttattttttatgtcaGTATCCTCTCAAAATGGAAACTGCTTTTAGGCAGAAACGTCAGTGTTTTAACATCATCCCCCACCAAAGctggctttatttttattttttttaattacatcttTAGTGCATCGGCTGCATCAACAGAAACTCCATCTGTATAGTAAGGTCTAGTTTAAGACTCTGCAACAGTTACACCTCCCAAACTTTCTACTACATTGCCAAGATGGCAGCTTTTGAGTGGGTAATGTGTACATTTGCTTCAACTTTGTGATTATTTTGGGCTGAATAAACAGGTATTCACAGCGCACTGTATTTTGGCTTACTTAACAGAGTAAATGCACCTCTGCAAGCGTAcctgtgcaaacacaaaacttGCAACACGGCAGGTGTGTCCAGTTTTGAAAGCATATCTCATCTCTCAGCGTTTAGGCTCAGAGAGCAGTCAAAAGAGGGGAACTGTCTCCATGTGTAACATAACTGATGGGGTCACAATTTAAGATCTATCTACATGTAGAATTGACATGAGCGATTATGTAGAtcaggggtgtgaaacatgagcctgtgggccaaaaccagacTTGCAAGAGGCTCTAATCTGGCCGACTAAACCAacaagcaaactgtaaaaattccaaattgattttttttttaaacaacattCTTCAGAGTAGcagacaacactgagacctgcaCAGCTGAGATATTGTGATTATGGCATGAAAACTAGCCTCAAAACCATGCTGTCAGGctgaatttgtaaaaacaagcacaatGCAACAGTTATAGAAGACATTTTGTGGACATTTCACCTTGTTTTCCACCAGAAGGTATCATTAAACTTATTTTTGAGACTGTAATAATTTCAGGTAATTGTTCAGTGAGTTTTgcaaaaatagacattttcatgatGTATACTCGGCATGACAACAACtagaaactttaaagtttacatttaaaggttaatattgtgctattttacccatctgctccactccagatgaaactgggctgtatgtggcccctgataTAAAATCTTTTGAGACCCCTGATATAAATAATACCTTGTTACACTATAGGATGTTGTAAGAAACAAAGTCTGAACCCATGAGGTACTCTTAAAAACTGGACCCAATCTCTTCAGTTATGCCCACTGAGGGGTTTCACTTGttttctgtgaatattttatgtTCTGTTCACACATATGTTACCTGATTTGTCTGGCCGCTCAGGTAAGGCTCAAAATCATCATCATTCACACCATCCTTTTGATGCATTGATCCGTTTTGCACtgagaacagaaagagagaggataAATCACATGTGGAGGATACAAAAACGATAAATCAAACGAGCTGCAATATGAAAGCACAGCGAGTAAATACCTCGATAGCATGTATGCTAATTTCAAGtcacagcaagaagaaaaaaaacggcTGCAGTGCCAAACAGCGCAGATGAAGACCTTACCTTTATTCCCTTGTCCTTTAGGTCTCTGAAATAACGAGCAgggggagaaaagagaggggACTGTTATCAGATCACGACAGGAAAGGAgaagcacacgcacacagagcaGGCTGAATCCCAACACGGCGGTTATGACAGTCGGCTGTAGTAACCTCgggctgcagccatcaggccggATGTTAACATTTATACAGGTTCCTCGGTGTTATTGACCGGATATGTCAGGCGCTCTGACATCCAGTAAACGCTGCCGCATTGGAAACCGGCTCCAGCTAGAGTTGGTTGGTAGTACAGCCGGCCTACATGACGGCTAACAGCTATCACATATCAAACACTTTGGAAGCCCGTGATCCCGGCGTGCCGAACGCGAATCAAACTGTtgttgagggggggggggggggcaaagttTCCCGTCGCCGCGCGGCTACACGGCTCGGCTCGGTTCGGTTCGGCTCAGCGGCAACACGAACCTGATCGACTGTGGTCGCAGACATCCTCCAGGAACCGAAACGGATCGCTGTTTGTGAGACTGTCCACGgcttcccccctctctctctctttctctccctctctcaccccctctctctctctcacacacacactctcagcacTTCAGTGCTTTCCTGGCTCGTTCCTCTGATTGTCCAATCACACCGTTAACGACGTATTCCTGCCGTGCTTCGGACCTGACGACGATCCGCCGGATCCTCTCCGCCTCTCACCACTATAACAGCGACCCCGTTCGTGTCTGCGCACAAGGCGTCAACCGACGCGAGCGATCCGACCGCAGATGGTGTTTATCAGTCAGTCTGAAAGTGACTAGTGTCTTACAGGAATATCCCTCACCATATTCCACAATGGCGGATAGGCTTTTTTACTCCCGCTTCCGTTCCGTTCTGCTGCTCCGTGACCTTCCGCCTGTGACGCTCTGAGTCATGTTACAAACTGACACTTCACATGACACTCACAAACACGCAGCAACTTCCACTCTGCCCGGATCCCGCACACCGGGGCGCATTTAGCCTCCTTCACACCCCGAGAGGCACAGTAATGTCCCCCTGTCCACCGGGGACCTGCTCTACTCCAGCAGCACATCTGAAGAAACAAAGTGTGTGGATCAGATCTGACCTACTTACACACTTTTATGTTTGTGTATGGACATTTTTACCCCATaggaattattattattattattattattattattattattattattattattattattattattattattattatatcacAGGTTGTCATATGAAGATAGACTACTGTAAGTCAGATGACTAATGTGCTTAATGTCTAATAGAATTTAGAAAAATACATTAACAGGGTGCTTCGCaaagcaagagaaaaaaacgaTGCGTGGCTGTTCCAAAAAGCCACAAATGAAGGAgcaatggattaaaaaaaacctgataatttaacaacaaatacacaagTTGGCACACGTTTTATTTGCAGTCCTTCATAATAGGAACAGTATTATAAAAGGCGCAActtaaaatacagttaaataaACAACAGGATGCTATTGTTTATGCAATATGTTAATTTCAGTTTACTTCTACTGTATTGTCCTTTACCTTCTTCATGAATGTTAATGGAACTGCTTGTGATCAGGCAACTAATAATTTTAATTTCTATGACATAGCTCATGACAAGAAAGTGAGCTCTTAAAAATAAAGTTACAATCAGtgctttttaaaacaaaagctTAAAAACCAgatcgattgattgattgattgattgattgaacacATGGCCTACAAGTACTACAAATATAGCAACAGTGCATTCCATTTCAAAGCATGCAAAAATGATCTGAAGTACAACATCAATTAACCATTTATCATCAATAAATGATGTCAAgctaaatgcattttaatgtgAGAAAATTTTTTTGCACCTTTTGATACAGTAAGTGTAATTCAATTAGCACTTTATGGTAAATCAATAGTTGCAACTCTCACGCAACCCTTGTTAATCCATCAGCTCTCTGCTAGAACTGATTGTATTTTGAGGTCCTCAACATTCTTTAGGTTGACCATTATTGATTTTAAACACTTATGCAGTGGCTTAACTAGACATTATCAggttactttttttatttattttttttaatttttttttatttttgtaccaGTAACAATCAGAATACAATGTCTTTTTCaggaaaatgtgtattttgggGTATTTTGCTGTAGTTGTGGTTCAGCAACACACCGCAGGACGAGAGTACAAGTCCACGAGAGTTTCTTCCAAAGCCTCGCGAGACTTGGCCAGTGGTCTCGGAGCAGTATGGCTGCCGT encodes the following:
- the ythdf3 gene encoding YTH domain-containing family protein 3 isoform X1; translation: MSATTVDQRPKGQGNKVQNGSMHQKDGVNDDDFEPYLSGQTNQSNSYPPMSDPYMPSYYAPSIGFPYSLGEAAWSTAGDPPMPYLTTYGQMSNGEPHFIPDGVFSQPGALGNTPPFLGQHGFNFFPGNADFSTWGTSVSQGQSTQSSVYSNSYGYAPSSLGRAITDGQGGFGSDTQLSKVPVLNSIEQGMAGLKLGTDMVAAVTKTVGSPLGGTAGMSSMAANNLPPSVSSSAPKPASWAAIAKKPAKPQPKVKPKANIGMGGGITIPPPPIKHNMNIGTWDDKSSLNKPPIAQTMMPHQTLVQQPLLAQPQPLLQNPLPPQPQHQPQHQHQPFQLQSLQSPQHPQALAPGPPHLHLTSQHGPPQHLHQQQPHQPGPPPNRWVAPRNRGEGFGLGGGVPMSASLCSGEVHPVLEKLRALNNYNPKDFDWNLKNGRVFIIKSYSEDDIHRSIKYSIWCSTEHGNKRLDGAYRSMGNKGPLYLLFSVNGSGHFCGVAEMRSPVDYNAYAGVWSQDKWKGKFEVKWVFIKDVPNNQLRHIRLENNDNKPVTNSRDTQEVPLEKAKQVLKVIATYKHTTSIFDDFAHYEKRQEEEESLRKERSRNKQ
- the ythdf3 gene encoding YTH domain-containing family protein 3 isoform X2, with product MRPKGQGNKVQNGSMHQKDGVNDDDFEPYLSGQTNQSNSYPPMSDPYMPSYYAPSIGFPYSLGEAAWSTAGDPPMPYLTTYGQMSNGEPHFIPDGVFSQPGALGNTPPFLGQHGFNFFPGNADFSTWGTSVSQGQSTQSSVYSNSYGYAPSSLGRAITDGQGGFGSDTQLSKVPVLNSIEQGMAGLKLGTDMVAAVTKTVGSPLGGTAGMSSMAANNLPPSVSSSAPKPASWAAIAKKPAKPQPKVKPKANIGMGGGITIPPPPIKHNMNIGTWDDKSSLNKPPIAQTMMPHQTLVQQPLLAQPQPLLQNPLPPQPQHQPQHQHQPFQLQSLQSPQHPQALAPGPPHLHLTSQHGPPQHLHQQQPHQPGPPPNRWVAPRNRGEGFGLGGGVPMSASLCSGEVHPVLEKLRALNNYNPKDFDWNLKNGRVFIIKSYSEDDIHRSIKYSIWCSTEHGNKRLDGAYRSMGNKGPLYLLFSVNGSGHFCGVAEMRSPVDYNAYAGVWSQDKWKGKFEVKWVFIKDVPNNQLRHIRLENNDNKPVTNSRDTQEVPLEKAKQVLKVIATYKHTTSIFDDFAHYEKRQEEEESLRKERSRNKQ